A stretch of the Bordetella genomosp. 8 genome encodes the following:
- a CDS encoding cytochrome b: protein MNGACPTFTPLQRALHWVMAIAILAMLFIGVGMMSTIEPVYLALVDIHKPLGIAILVLAVLRLIVRWRKGAPPLPAGMPEPMKLAARLSHVAFYALMIAMPLLGWSMLSAADYPVIVAGMRLPSIVPPNAELHSVLWSAHRALAFCFFALILLHLAAALFHAWIRRDGVFEAMAPVRRRRI, encoded by the coding sequence ATGAACGGCGCCTGTCCGACATTCACGCCTTTGCAGCGTGCGCTGCATTGGGTCATGGCGATCGCCATCCTGGCCATGTTGTTCATCGGCGTGGGGATGATGTCCACGATCGAACCCGTGTATCTGGCACTGGTGGACATCCACAAGCCGCTGGGAATCGCCATCCTGGTGCTGGCCGTGCTGCGGCTGATCGTGCGGTGGCGCAAGGGTGCCCCGCCGTTGCCGGCGGGCATGCCGGAGCCGATGAAGCTCGCGGCACGGCTGTCGCATGTCGCCTTCTATGCGCTGATGATCGCGATGCCGCTGCTGGGGTGGTCCATGCTTTCCGCGGCCGACTATCCTGTGATCGTGGCGGGGATGCGATTGCCCTCCATCGTGCCCCCCAACGCCGAATTGCATAGCGTGCTCTGGTCGGCGCACCGGGCCCTGGCGTTCTGCTTTTTCGCGCTGATCCTGTTGCACCTTGCCGCCGCGCTTTTTCACGCGTGGATAAGGCGCGACGGCGTGTTCGAGGCGATGGCACCCGTCCGCCGCCGGCGGATATGA
- a CDS encoding LysR family transcriptional regulator, with amino-acid sequence MDMNRLLTLRELARCGTMAAAAQALHLTPSAISQQLAQLERDLDTKLTERRGRGVALTAAGHALVRHAERLMSVLDEARSELAQLRTDIAGELRVAAFSSISVAVLAGALRSLQARHPRLRVIVSEMEAREGLAALTAWHTDVAVIDDLAVDPGVRHHAYELVPLASDALHVMLPAKHPLARRTSLRMSDLKDASWALDSSNSSFGDFVAGLCRRAGFEPHVNAHCAGFELVAAMVAAGCSVSLASGLRLSRPLPGVKAVRLRPEIQRRILLAYRKGERDHPAVQALVEEVMRCARRILVESAPG; translated from the coding sequence ATGGACATGAATCGCCTGCTCACCCTGCGCGAACTCGCGCGTTGCGGCACGATGGCCGCGGCCGCGCAGGCCCTGCATCTGACCCCTTCCGCCATATCCCAGCAGCTCGCGCAACTCGAGCGAGACCTGGACACGAAACTCACCGAACGGCGCGGCCGCGGCGTGGCGCTCACCGCAGCCGGCCACGCGCTGGTGCGGCACGCCGAACGACTCATGTCGGTACTCGACGAGGCCAGGTCCGAACTGGCGCAGTTGCGCACCGACATTGCCGGCGAATTGCGCGTGGCGGCCTTTTCCTCGATCTCGGTGGCGGTGCTGGCCGGCGCCCTGCGGTCCCTCCAAGCCCGCCATCCACGGCTGAGGGTGATCGTCAGCGAAATGGAGGCGCGCGAAGGATTGGCGGCCTTGACCGCCTGGCATACCGACGTTGCCGTCATCGACGATCTCGCGGTGGACCCGGGCGTCCGCCATCATGCCTACGAACTGGTTCCGCTGGCATCGGACGCCTTGCATGTGATGTTGCCCGCCAAGCATCCCTTGGCACGGCGCACGTCCTTGCGCATGTCGGACCTCAAGGACGCGTCGTGGGCGCTGGACTCTTCCAACAGCTCCTTCGGCGATTTCGTCGCCGGGCTATGCCGCCGCGCCGGCTTCGAACCTCACGTCAACGCCCACTGCGCCGGATTCGAACTGGTCGCCGCGATGGTGGCGGCCGGGTGCTCCGTCTCGCTGGCTTCCGGCCTGCGGCTCAGCCGCCCCCTGCCGGGCGTCAAGGCCGTGCGCCTGCGTCCGGAGATCCAACGGCGCATCCTGCTGGCCTACCGGAAAGGCGAACGGGACCACCCTGCCGTCCAGGCGCTTGTGGAAGAAGTCATGCGCTGCGCAAGGCGCATCCTGGTCGAATCCGCACCTGGCTAA
- a CDS encoding L-serine ammonia-lyase, with the protein MAISVFDLFKIGIGPSSSHTVGPMRAARRFCRALVDHGQMPEVARVQVSLYGSLGATGKGHGSDKAVLLGLAGHRPDTVDVDRVPDILRGIREAGAIRLGGDHAVAFDEKRDILFFRRALPFHANGMTCAAFDAGGRLLREATYYSVGGGFIVSDSLAADGERQRVIAPDATVLPLPFHHADDLLRLTREHGISIAQVMRRNERHWRTDDEIDTGLLDIWRVMQACVQRGCRTEGVLPGGFKVKRRAADWARRLGPVGDDGDDPLRLLDRVNLWALAVNEENAAGGRVVTAPTNGAAGIIPAVLHYYAFAVRGATEQGIVDFLLTAGAIGILYKENASISGAEVGCQGEVGVACSMAAGALCAVMGGTPAQVENAAEIGMEHHLGLTCDPVGGLVQIPCIERNAIASVKAINAARMALHGDGSHYVSLDKVIKTMRETGADMHMKYKETARGGLAVNIVEC; encoded by the coding sequence ATGGCAATCAGCGTTTTCGACCTGTTCAAGATCGGCATCGGACCGTCCAGTTCCCATACCGTGGGACCGATGCGCGCGGCCAGGCGCTTCTGTCGCGCGTTGGTGGATCATGGGCAGATGCCCGAGGTCGCGAGGGTGCAGGTCTCGCTGTATGGATCGCTGGGCGCGACGGGCAAGGGGCACGGAAGCGACAAGGCCGTGCTGCTGGGTCTGGCCGGCCACCGGCCCGACACCGTCGATGTCGACCGGGTGCCGGACATCCTGCGGGGCATACGCGAGGCGGGCGCGATTCGGCTGGGCGGCGATCACGCAGTCGCCTTCGACGAGAAGCGTGACATCCTGTTCTTCCGGCGCGCCTTGCCTTTCCATGCGAACGGCATGACCTGCGCGGCCTTCGACGCGGGTGGCCGGCTGCTGCGCGAGGCGACGTACTACTCGGTGGGCGGCGGCTTCATCGTGAGCGACTCGCTGGCGGCCGATGGGGAACGGCAGCGGGTCATCGCGCCCGATGCGACCGTGCTGCCCTTGCCTTTCCATCATGCGGACGACCTGCTGCGGCTGACGCGCGAACATGGCATCAGCATCGCCCAGGTGATGCGGCGCAACGAACGGCACTGGCGGACCGACGACGAGATCGACACCGGGCTGCTGGACATCTGGCGGGTCATGCAGGCCTGCGTGCAGCGGGGCTGCCGCACGGAAGGCGTGCTGCCCGGTGGTTTCAAGGTAAAGCGCCGCGCCGCCGACTGGGCGCGGCGCCTCGGACCGGTAGGCGACGATGGGGACGATCCGCTGCGCCTGCTGGACCGGGTCAATCTCTGGGCACTGGCGGTCAACGAAGAAAATGCCGCGGGCGGGCGCGTGGTGACGGCGCCCACCAATGGCGCGGCCGGCATCATTCCGGCGGTGCTGCATTACTACGCGTTTGCGGTTCGGGGCGCCACCGAACAGGGCATCGTCGATTTCCTGCTCACGGCGGGTGCCATCGGCATCCTCTACAAGGAGAATGCGTCGATCAGCGGGGCGGAAGTCGGTTGCCAGGGCGAAGTGGGCGTGGCGTGTTCCATGGCGGCCGGCGCGCTGTGCGCGGTGATGGGCGGTACGCCGGCCCAGGTCGAGAATGCCGCGGAAATCGGGATGGAGCATCACCTGGGCCTGACCTGCGATCCGGTGGGAGGCCTGGTGCAGATCCCGTGCATCGAGCGAAACGCGATTGCCTCCGTCAAGGCGATCAATGCCGCGCGCATGGCCCTGCATGGCGATGGCTCGCACTACGTCAGCCTGGACAAGGTGATCAAGACCATGCGCGAGACCGGCGCCGACATGCACATGAAATACAAGGAAACGGCCCGAGGCGGCCTGGCGGTGAATATTGTCGAGTGCTGA
- a CDS encoding MmgE/PrpD family protein → MNMDMERFGPITRAVARFGAEWRWEDIPEAVRHEARRSLLNYFAVALAGSADPTVDIAASVFARFSAGQQATVIGRGQRMDMLNAASLNAMMANVFDFDDTHPATIIHPTAPVAPAAFALAQVQPVSGARLLHAFILGAEIECRMGNALTLGHYAHGWHITSTCGVFGAAIASASLLGLDARRTAWALAGAGNQTGGLVETLGTMSKSISVGNTARNGLLSALLAREGLAGPDQPIEGARGVLNVLSATPAPEKLIDGLGQRWELRTNTYKPYPCGVVLNPVIEAVLALRERMALADRDPARVARVELTGHPLLRQRTDRPGVRNGRESQVSAQHAIAVCLLHGRAGLAEFSDQAVAAPRAHALDMRLRFHDDDAYTVDAVHIRITLDDGRDFEHRIDAARGSSGNPLTDADLENKLHELCAYGGSGCDAEAIIGGIWELETLTDAGKLMARVAGTPRTEIRTG, encoded by the coding sequence ATGAACATGGATATGGAGCGCTTTGGCCCCATCACCCGTGCGGTGGCCCGCTTCGGCGCGGAATGGCGCTGGGAGGACATCCCGGAAGCCGTGCGCCACGAAGCCCGGCGTTCGCTGCTGAACTACTTCGCGGTGGCGCTGGCCGGCAGCGCCGACCCGACGGTCGACATCGCCGCGAGCGTGTTCGCGCGATTCAGCGCGGGGCAGCAGGCCACGGTCATCGGTCGCGGCCAGCGGATGGATATGCTGAACGCAGCCAGCCTGAACGCCATGATGGCCAATGTCTTCGACTTCGATGACACCCATCCCGCCACCATCATTCATCCCACCGCGCCCGTGGCGCCGGCCGCTTTCGCCCTGGCGCAGGTCCAGCCGGTCAGCGGCGCGCGCCTGCTGCACGCCTTCATCCTGGGGGCGGAGATCGAATGCCGCATGGGCAATGCGCTGACGCTGGGGCATTACGCGCATGGCTGGCATATCACGTCAACCTGCGGCGTATTCGGCGCGGCCATCGCCAGCGCCAGCCTGCTCGGCCTGGATGCGCGCCGCACCGCCTGGGCGCTGGCCGGCGCGGGCAACCAGACCGGCGGGCTAGTGGAGACGCTCGGTACGATGTCCAAGAGCATCTCGGTGGGCAACACCGCCCGCAACGGATTGCTTTCCGCGCTGCTGGCGCGCGAGGGCCTGGCGGGCCCCGACCAGCCGATCGAAGGCGCACGCGGCGTGTTGAACGTGCTGTCGGCCACGCCGGCGCCGGAAAAGCTGATCGACGGCCTGGGCCAACGGTGGGAGCTTCGCACCAACACCTACAAGCCCTATCCCTGCGGTGTCGTGCTGAACCCCGTCATAGAGGCCGTACTGGCACTCAGGGAACGCATGGCGCTTGCCGATCGCGATCCGGCCCGCGTCGCGCGGGTCGAACTCACCGGCCATCCGCTGCTGCGCCAGCGCACCGATCGCCCAGGCGTGCGCAACGGCCGCGAATCGCAAGTCAGCGCGCAACACGCCATCGCGGTATGCCTGCTGCATGGCCGTGCGGGCCTGGCGGAATTCTCCGACCAGGCCGTCGCCGCCCCGCGCGCCCACGCGCTGGACATGCGGCTGCGCTTCCACGACGACGACGCCTATACCGTCGACGCGGTCCACATACGGATCACCCTGGACGACGGCCGCGACTTCGAGCACCGCATCGACGCCGCTCGCGGCTCATCGGGCAACCCGCTTACCGACGCCGACCTGGAAAACAAGCTACACGAGCTCTGCGCCTATGGTGGATCGGGTTGCGACGCGGAGGCCATCATCGGCGGCATATGGGAACTGGAAACGCTGACAGACGCTGGCAAGCTGATGGCGCGGGTCGCCGGCACGCCAAGGACGGAGATACGGACGGGCTAG
- a CDS encoding SDR family oxidoreductase, producing the protein METESAIAPSMRGRCAVITGSVAGLGHAIARRLALAGADVMLHGLEPIQDAQAAARRLAEETGSRVSLSRADLNDVDQIEAMMAQAETELGGVDILVNNAVVRHFAPVDQLRTEHWNEALAVNLSAAFHTVRLALPGMRARGWGRIVNMSSVYGAGATSDRIAYITTKTALIGMTRAIAVETARTGVTCNALMPGTVPTPPIVDRIAGIAATQGITEAEAAANYLRARQPTGRFVAMESVAAMVMLLCSPAGADITGAMLPVDGGWTAA; encoded by the coding sequence ATGGAGACAGAGAGCGCCATCGCGCCATCGATGCGCGGCCGTTGCGCGGTCATCACCGGCTCCGTCGCGGGGCTGGGCCACGCCATCGCACGGCGGCTGGCCCTGGCGGGCGCGGACGTGATGCTGCACGGCCTGGAACCCATCCAGGACGCCCAGGCCGCCGCGCGCCGGCTGGCCGAAGAGACCGGCTCGCGCGTGTCGCTGTCGCGCGCGGACCTGAACGACGTGGACCAGATCGAAGCCATGATGGCCCAGGCGGAAACGGAACTGGGCGGCGTCGATATCCTGGTGAACAACGCCGTGGTCAGGCATTTCGCGCCGGTCGACCAGTTGCGGACCGAGCACTGGAACGAAGCCCTGGCGGTCAACCTGTCGGCGGCTTTCCATACGGTGCGGCTGGCGCTGCCCGGGATGCGGGCGCGTGGATGGGGCCGCATCGTGAACATGTCCTCGGTATATGGCGCTGGCGCGACCTCGGACCGCATCGCCTATATCACCACCAAGACCGCACTGATAGGGATGACACGCGCCATCGCGGTGGAAACCGCGCGCACGGGCGTGACCTGCAACGCCCTGATGCCCGGCACGGTGCCCACGCCGCCCATCGTCGACCGGATCGCGGGTATCGCGGCGACACAGGGCATCACCGAAGCCGAAGCCGCGGCGAATTACCTGCGGGCACGGCAGCCCACGGGACGCTTCGTGGCGATGGAAAGTGTGGCGGCCATGGTCATGTTGCTCTGCTCGCCCGCCGGGGCGGACATCACCGGTGCGATGCTGCCGGTGGACGGCGGCTGGACGGCCGCTTGA
- a CDS encoding NAD(P)-dependent oxidoreductase: MNDKDKPHLGFVGIGRMGAPMVRRLLEAGYPLTIHDAQPAAVKELVALGARAVDSPRAVADAASIVLVSLPKPDIVTDVALGADGLALGSAIRIAVDLSTSGAQAAQRLASGLGERGIASVDCPVSGGMAGAAKGTLALMLSGPREACDTLDPVLRVLGKPFYIGEKPGLAQTMKVINNLVSVTALAVTSEALVMGVKAGLDPDIMVQVINSGSGRSNSSEDKIPKYVLSRSFGFGFAMGLSAKDVGLCLSESEAIGAPLRVGAVVRDLLNDAVARLGDQADMTEIVRLAEEAAGVEVRGKAARKEAS; encoded by the coding sequence ATGAACGACAAGGACAAGCCTCACCTGGGCTTCGTCGGCATAGGCCGCATGGGAGCGCCGATGGTGCGGCGGCTGCTGGAAGCCGGCTATCCGCTTACCATCCACGACGCGCAGCCGGCGGCGGTAAAGGAGCTGGTCGCGTTGGGCGCGCGCGCCGTCGACTCGCCGCGCGCGGTCGCCGATGCCGCGTCCATCGTACTGGTTTCGCTGCCCAAGCCCGATATCGTGACGGACGTCGCGCTGGGCGCGGACGGGCTGGCGCTGGGCAGCGCCATCCGTATCGCCGTCGATCTGTCGACGTCGGGCGCACAGGCGGCACAACGCCTGGCGAGCGGCTTGGGCGAGCGCGGCATCGCGTCGGTGGATTGCCCCGTCAGCGGCGGCATGGCGGGCGCGGCCAAGGGCACGCTCGCGCTCATGCTTTCGGGACCGCGCGAGGCCTGCGACACGCTGGACCCCGTGCTGCGTGTCCTGGGCAAGCCCTTCTACATCGGCGAAAAGCCGGGCCTGGCGCAGACCATGAAGGTCATCAACAACCTGGTGTCGGTGACGGCGCTCGCCGTCACTTCCGAAGCACTGGTCATGGGCGTGAAGGCCGGGCTCGATCCGGACATCATGGTCCAGGTCATCAATTCGGGCTCCGGCCGCAGCAATTCCTCGGAAGACAAGATACCCAAGTACGTGTTGAGCCGCAGCTTCGGTTTTGGCTTCGCCATGGGCCTGTCGGCCAAGGATGTCGGCCTGTGCCTGTCCGAAAGCGAGGCCATCGGCGCGCCGCTGCGCGTGGGCGCCGTCGTGCGCGACCTGCTGAACGATGCGGTCGCGCGCCTGGGCGACCAGGCCGACATGACGGAAATCGTGCGCCTGGCCGAAGAGGCCGCGGGCGTGGAAGTGCGAGGCAAGGCAGCCCGCAAGGAGGCATCATGA
- a CDS encoding isocitrate lyase/PEP mutase family protein — protein sequence MTRSERFRELLKKPPFVCMGAHDAVTAMLAEQAGAPAIYVSGFVASAIVAGKPDVGLLTQTEMFDHIRRICRVTSIPVFADADTGYGGVLDAQRTIQLWEEAGASVLHLEDQAVPKRCGHFAGKQLVSKEEMTQKLRAMLDARTDPNFFVVARTDAIAVTGLADALDRLEAYSATGVDGLYADAPESVDQMREIIRRLKPLGKPILFNMVRSGKSPYLSLKEIHDIGFDYALCPVEPMLAMHKAVKEMMETFMREGCSTNAIADRLTTFEAFNQFVGLDRITREESRYEI from the coding sequence ATGACCCGATCCGAACGATTCCGCGAGCTGCTCAAGAAGCCGCCCTTCGTCTGCATGGGCGCCCATGACGCGGTCACCGCCATGCTGGCCGAGCAGGCCGGCGCCCCCGCGATCTACGTCAGCGGTTTCGTCGCGTCCGCCATCGTGGCGGGCAAGCCGGACGTGGGGCTGCTCACCCAGACCGAGATGTTCGACCATATCCGGCGCATCTGCCGCGTGACCAGCATTCCTGTGTTCGCCGACGCCGATACAGGCTACGGCGGTGTGCTGGATGCCCAGCGCACCATACAGCTGTGGGAAGAGGCCGGCGCTTCCGTGCTGCACCTGGAAGACCAGGCCGTGCCCAAGCGCTGCGGCCACTTCGCCGGCAAGCAGCTGGTGTCCAAGGAAGAAATGACGCAGAAGCTGCGCGCGATGCTGGACGCGCGGACGGACCCGAATTTCTTCGTCGTCGCGCGTACCGATGCGATCGCCGTGACCGGGCTCGCGGATGCCCTCGATCGCCTGGAGGCGTACTCGGCAACCGGGGTCGACGGCCTGTACGCCGACGCCCCGGAGAGCGTCGACCAGATGCGCGAAATCATTCGCCGGCTCAAGCCGCTGGGCAAGCCCATCCTGTTCAATATGGTGCGCTCGGGCAAAAGCCCCTACCTGTCGCTGAAGGAGATCCACGACATCGGATTCGACTACGCGCTGTGCCCGGTCGAGCCCATGCTGGCGATGCACAAGGCGGTCAAGGAAATGATGGAAACCTTCATGCGCGAAGGCTGCTCGACCAATGCCATCGCCGACCGCCTGACGACTTTCGAGGCGTTCAACCAGTTCGTCGGCCTGGACCGCATCACCCGGGAGGAATCCAGGTACGAGATCTAG
- a CDS encoding Bug family tripartite tricarboxylate transporter substrate binding protein, producing MKHRIHSTLLASVLALAASAASPAGAQSAADKFPDKPVTLVVPYSPGGGSDNIARATANFLSQHWKQPVIVENKPGADGMIATRQVMRAAPDGYTLLISIPAIAALKYISKSMDADPLVELRPVSMLASGPTGIVVKGGTDIKTIDDLKRACAKTAARCSWASGEPFTLLAGTGLVEKMGLKDMTNVRYAGTSAAVNDIIGGRVTMMVTGLSSVVPHHKAGTMKILALSSDQRLAEVPDVPTYAETGLGDVDFTNNWYGIFVPARTPDALVAKIADGMRLAARDPQVLNVLKPLLIQPVGNTPDEFAATVRRAQATVDKLSSHLTQ from the coding sequence ATGAAGCATCGGATCCATTCCACCCTGCTGGCGTCCGTCCTGGCGCTGGCCGCATCGGCCGCCTCGCCCGCAGGCGCGCAATCCGCCGCAGACAAATTCCCCGATAAACCGGTCACGCTGGTCGTGCCGTATTCGCCCGGGGGCGGCAGCGACAACATCGCGCGCGCCACGGCCAATTTCCTATCGCAGCACTGGAAGCAGCCTGTCATCGTGGAAAACAAGCCCGGCGCCGATGGCATGATCGCCACGCGGCAGGTCATGCGTGCGGCGCCGGATGGCTACACGCTGCTGATTTCCATACCCGCGATCGCGGCCTTGAAGTACATCAGCAAGTCCATGGACGCCGATCCCCTGGTGGAATTGCGTCCGGTCAGCATGCTGGCGTCGGGGCCCACCGGCATCGTGGTCAAGGGCGGCACCGATATCAAGACCATCGATGACCTGAAGCGCGCCTGCGCGAAGACCGCGGCGCGCTGCAGCTGGGCCAGCGGCGAGCCTTTCACCTTGCTGGCCGGAACCGGGCTGGTGGAGAAGATGGGCCTGAAGGATATGACCAACGTGCGCTATGCGGGCACGTCCGCCGCGGTGAACGACATCATCGGCGGCCGCGTCACCATGATGGTGACCGGCCTGTCGTCCGTGGTGCCGCACCACAAGGCGGGCACCATGAAGATCCTGGCGTTGAGCAGCGACCAGCGCCTGGCGGAAGTGCCCGACGTGCCCACCTATGCCGAGACCGGCCTGGGCGATGTGGATTTCACCAACAACTGGTACGGCATCTTCGTGCCAGCGAGGACGCCGGATGCCCTGGTGGCGAAGATCGCCGACGGCATGCGCCTGGCGGCGCGGGATCCGCAGGTGCTGAACGTGCTGAAGCCGCTGCTGATCCAGCCGGTGGGAAACACGCCGGATGAGTTCGCCGCGACGGTACGGCGCGCACAGGCGACCGTCGACAAGCTGTCCAGCCATCTGACGCAGTGA
- the nirD gene encoding nitrite reductase small subunit NirD — protein MQATTDSGGWRHACERRDLVENSGVVALVDGAQIALFYIPGSEGVDLYAVDNRDPRSGANVVGRGIVGHLNGELVVASPLYKQHFRLRDGQCVEYPEQRLRTWQARFNGDAVETRPAP, from the coding sequence ATGCAAGCCACGACAGACTCCGGCGGCTGGCGCCACGCCTGCGAACGCCGCGACCTGGTGGAGAACTCCGGCGTGGTGGCGCTGGTCGACGGCGCGCAGATCGCCCTGTTCTACATACCGGGCAGCGAAGGCGTCGACCTCTATGCCGTCGACAACCGCGATCCCCGGTCCGGCGCGAACGTCGTCGGCCGAGGCATCGTGGGCCACCTGAATGGCGAACTGGTGGTGGCGTCGCCCCTGTACAAACAGCACTTCCGGCTGCGCGACGGGCAGTGCGTGGAGTATCCGGAGCAGCGGCTGCGCACCTGGCAGGCGCGCTTCAACGGCGATGCCGTGGAAACACGGCCCGCACCCTGA
- the nirB gene encoding nitrite reductase large subunit NirB, which yields MNAAHPTPTLKTLVVVGNGMVGHHFVEQAIAQGALDRYRILVYGDETRRAYDRVHLSEYLAGRDAESMALSDAAFYERPGLHLRLGVRVQEIDRRNREIVTEEGRQSYDKLVLATGSFPFVPPVAGAEGTAGLVYRTLDDLDLIRAASVGARRGVVVGGGLLGLEAANSLKTLGLDVHVVEFAPRLMPVQLDDFGGAALKARIEALGAHVHLSRSTLAIKEGLRYRYAMRFTEGEPLETDLVVFSAGIRPRDGLARAGGLAVGERGGVVIDDRCRTSDEDIYAIGECAIWNGTVFGLVAPGYQMARTAASDLCGAAPQAFTGADMSTKLKLLGVDVGSIGDAHARTPGAVSYRYIDEAGASYRRLVVSADGKRILGAVLVGDNSYYDTLLQYAQNGIAPPADPASLILPSGAGAPALGPDALPATATICSCHNVSKGAVCAAIDEGCTDLPAIKSCTKASTGCGGCAALLKQVFEHELSRRGVVVDKSLCEHFAYTRQELYGIVRVEGVETFEELLARHGRGRMGCDICKPAVASILASCWNRPIQDPSLVPLQDTNDTFMANMQKNGTYSVVPRIPGGEITPDGLLAIGAIAKEYQLYTKITGGQRIDLFGAQLHDLPDIWAALIAAGFETGHAYGKATRTVKSCVGSTWCRYGVQDSVKMALDIENRYKGLRAPHKLKFAVSGCTRECAEAQSKDVGVIATEKGWNLYVCGNGGMRPRHAELFATDLDDATLIRYIDRFLMFYIRTADKLQRTSVWRDALEGGLDYLKAVIIDDSLGLAAELEAQMQLVVDRYECEWANALKDPEKLKRFRTFVNDRRPDPDIRFVQERGQPRPAPPEGARAIVEEIA from the coding sequence ATGAATGCAGCGCATCCCACTCCTACCCTGAAGACCCTGGTCGTGGTCGGCAATGGCATGGTCGGCCATCACTTCGTGGAACAGGCGATCGCCCAGGGCGCGCTGGACCGCTACCGCATCCTGGTCTACGGCGATGAAACACGCCGCGCCTACGACAGGGTTCACTTGTCCGAATACCTGGCGGGCCGCGACGCTGAGTCCATGGCCTTGAGCGACGCGGCGTTCTACGAGCGTCCCGGCCTGCACCTGCGCCTGGGTGTGCGCGTGCAGGAAATCGACCGCCGCAACCGCGAGATCGTCACCGAGGAAGGACGCCAGTCCTACGACAAGTTGGTGCTGGCGACCGGCTCCTTTCCCTTCGTGCCGCCCGTGGCCGGCGCCGAGGGCACGGCCGGCCTGGTGTACCGCACGCTGGACGACCTCGACCTGATCCGCGCGGCGTCCGTGGGGGCCCGTCGCGGCGTGGTCGTGGGTGGCGGCCTGCTGGGATTGGAGGCCGCCAATTCGTTGAAGACCCTGGGCCTGGACGTACACGTGGTGGAGTTCGCACCGCGGCTGATGCCCGTGCAGCTGGACGACTTCGGCGGCGCCGCGCTGAAGGCGCGCATCGAGGCCCTGGGCGCCCATGTGCACCTGTCGCGCTCCACGCTGGCGATCAAGGAAGGCCTGCGCTACCGGTACGCGATGCGGTTTACGGAAGGCGAACCGCTGGAAACCGACCTGGTCGTGTTTTCCGCCGGCATCCGGCCACGCGACGGCCTGGCGCGCGCCGGCGGCTTGGCGGTGGGCGAACGTGGCGGCGTCGTGATCGATGACCGCTGCCGCACCAGCGACGAGGATATCTACGCCATCGGCGAGTGCGCGATCTGGAACGGCACGGTCTTCGGCCTGGTCGCGCCGGGCTACCAGATGGCGCGCACCGCCGCGTCCGACCTGTGCGGCGCGGCGCCACAAGCTTTCACAGGCGCCGACATGTCGACCAAGCTGAAATTGCTGGGCGTGGACGTCGGCTCGATAGGCGATGCCCACGCCAGGACGCCGGGCGCCGTCAGCTACCGGTACATCGACGAGGCAGGCGCGAGCTATCGCCGGCTGGTGGTTTCCGCCGACGGCAAGCGCATCCTGGGCGCGGTGCTGGTGGGCGACAACAGCTATTACGATACGCTGCTGCAATACGCGCAGAATGGCATCGCGCCGCCCGCCGATCCGGCCAGCCTCATCCTGCCGTCCGGCGCGGGCGCGCCCGCGCTCGGACCCGATGCCCTGCCCGCCACGGCCACCATCTGCTCGTGCCACAACGTCAGCAAGGGCGCCGTCTGCGCAGCCATCGACGAAGGCTGCACCGACCTGCCGGCCATCAAGTCCTGCACCAAGGCATCCACGGGATGCGGCGGCTGTGCCGCGCTGCTCAAGCAGGTCTTCGAACACGAACTCTCGCGCCGCGGCGTCGTCGTGGATAAAAGCCTGTGCGAACACTTCGCCTACACGCGCCAGGAGCTGTACGGCATCGTCCGCGTCGAAGGCGTGGAAACGTTCGAAGAACTGCTGGCCCGGCATGGCCGCGGCCGGATGGGCTGCGATATCTGCAAACCCGCCGTCGCATCCATACTGGCGTCGTGCTGGAACCGGCCGATCCAGGACCCCAGCCTGGTTCCCCTGCAGGACACCAACGATACCTTCATGGCCAATATGCAGAAGAACGGCACCTATTCCGTGGTGCCGCGCATACCGGGCGGAGAGATCACGCCGGACGGCCTGCTGGCCATCGGCGCCATCGCCAAGGAATACCAGCTGTACACCAAGATCACGGGCGGGCAGCGCATCGATCTGTTCGGCGCGCAGCTGCATGATCTGCCGGACATCTGGGCCGCGCTGATCGCGGCGGGCTTCGAGACCGGCCATGCCTACGGCAAGGCCACCCGCACGGTGAAATCCTGCGTCGGCAGCACCTGGTGCCGCTACGGCGTGCAGGACAGCGTCAAAATGGCCCTGGACATCGAGAACCGCTACAAGGGCCTCCGCGCCCCGCACAAGCTCAAGTTCGCGGTCTCCGGGTGCACGCGCGAATGCGCGGAAGCACAGAGCAAGGACGTTGGCGTAATCGCCACCGAAAAGGGCTGGAACCTGTACGTCTGTGGCAACGGCGGCATGCGGCCACGCCACGCCGAGCTTTTCGCCACGGACCTGGACGACGCCACCCTGATCCGCTACATCGATCGCTTCCTGATGTTCTATATCCGGACCGCCGACAAGCTGCAGCGCACGTCCGTATGGCGCGACGCCCTGGAGGGCGGCCTGGACTACCTCAAGGCGGTCATCATCGACGACAGCCTGGGCCTGGCCGCGGAACTGGAAGCGCAGATGCAGCTGGTGGTCGACCGCTATGAATGCGAGTGGGCCAATGCATTGAAGGACCCCGAGAAGCTCAAGCGATTCCGGACCTTCGTCAACGATCGGCGGCCCGATCCCGACATAAGGTTTGTGCAGGAACGCGGCCAGCCCCGCCCCGCACCGCCCGAAGGCGCCCGCGCCATCGTCGAGGAGATCGCCTGA